A genomic region of Lytechinus pictus isolate F3 Inbred chromosome 2, Lp3.0, whole genome shotgun sequence contains the following coding sequences:
- the LOC129253844 gene encoding uncharacterized protein LOC129253844 → MAEAEEISCNKSLICPLCLDIFDKATLLFCGHTFCKACLQNLDNTKRKNPNHLTCPVCRRKCMLGMSKVNGLPPNNTVNSLVDDYKNHKSLSASSFLVHSSVEKCQQDTRTKPVPAIRKMRVGVPSSGSEQPSSIPPRVPDRPRRSVDKNRTDLAVYASSSLGNYEVPSHFLEPPRKVPLIILKVVDLPAGIRDMALFAAETVLIVYGSSLHGAQLYKSTGDHREHFHNLGAIRSVAILTDGTAVISLGKEGIQECNIDGKLTARQFRYKNFTKYYYVCCDHCNNLYAVNGNPEIYSFVLGKDAPERVIPTGKMIPSQVCVAKSGAIIVSSGTTTLSIVAIFDKNGCIGSCVNSLENEEFLYAAVDPLDHVFVARVRPRSGLMLLSRYKLRGTQLTDFTQYMALNIVPTTETWCKLVCLSPKLLAFASMTKKLYFIKI, encoded by the coding sequence ATGGCAGAGGCAGAGGAAATATCCTGTAACAAGAGCTTGATATGCCCCCTGTGCCTGGATATTTTTGACAAGGCAACACTCCTCTTTTGTGGACACACCTTCTGCAAGGCATGTCTTCAAAACCTGGACAATACCAAACGAAAGAATCCAAACCACCTGACTTGCCCTGTCTGCAGGAGAAAGTGCATGCTTGGGATGAGCAAAGTTAATGGCCTTCCACCAAACAATACTGTCAACTCCCTTGTGGATGACTATAAAAACCACAAGTCCCTGTCTGCTTCCTCCTTTCTGGTACATTCCTCAGTTGAGAAATGCCAACAAGACACAAGGACAAAACCTGTCCCAGCAATTCGCAAGATGAGAGTAGGAGTGCCCTCATCCGGTTCAGAACAACCATCATCTATTCCTCCAAGGGTACCAGACAGACCACGCAGATCAGTGGACAAAAATAGGACTGATTTGGCGGTTTACGCAAGCTCTTCTCTAGGGAACTATGAAGTTCCATCCCATTTTCTGGAGCCACCCCGAAAAGTTCCCTTGATCATCCTCAAAGTGGTAGATCTTCCAGCCGGGATACGGGACATGGCATTGTTTGCTGCTGAGACAGTTTTAATTGTTTACGGGAGCAGTCTTCATGGAGCACAACTGTACAAGTCAACAGGTGATCATAGAGAACACTTCCACAACCTAGGAGCCATCCGCAGTGTCGCCATCTTGACCGATGGCACAGCCGTTATTTCCCTCGGTAAAGAGGGAATCCAAGAGTGCAACATCGATGGCAAGCTAACAGCCCGTCAGTTTCGGTACAAGAACTTCACAAAGTATTATTATGTATGCTGTGATCATTGCAATAATCTCTATGCTGTCAATGGCAACCCAGAAATCTACTCCTTTGTCTTGGGAAAGGATGCACCTGAGCGAGTCATTCCCACCGGAAAGATGATCCCTTCACAGGTATGTGTGGCCAAGTCAGGTGCCATCATTGTAAGCTCAGGTACAACAACGCTTAGCATTGTAGCCATCTTTGATAAGAATGGCTGTATCGGAAGTTGCGTCAACTCCCTGGAGAATGAGGAGTTCCTCTATGCAGCGGTGGATCCTCTTGACCATGTCTTTGTGGCAAGGGTGAGGCCAAGGTCTGGTCTTATGTTACTATCAAGGTACAAGCTCAGAGGAACCCAACTAACGGACTTCACTCAATACATGGCACTCAATATCGTACCCACCACTGAAACATGGTGCAAGCTTGTGTGTCTATCTCCTAAACTTCTAGCGTTTGCCTCTATGACCAAGAAATTATACTTCATTAAAATctaa